The DNA window attagtaaaacaagcttatattttgtgttGTGATGAGGAACGACAGTTGAacaaagctcatgaggcatttataagttatgttGTTTTAAGAATATacgttctgggattcttccgaagGCATTGaggaggagtacaccacatcagtcactggcttcatcgataagtgcatcgatgacttcatccccacagtgactatatgtacataccccaactagaagccatggattacaggcaacattcgcactgagctaaagggtagagctggcactttcaaggagtgggactctaacccggaagcttatgagaaatcacactatgccctccgacgaaccatcaaaaaggcaaagcttcaatacaggactaagatcgaatcgtactacaccagctctgacgctcgtcggatgtggtagggcttgcaaactattacagactacaaagggaagcacagccgagagctgcccagtgacacaagcctaccagacgagctaaataacttctatgctcgcttcgaggcaagtaacacggaaacatgcatgagagcatcagctgtttgatcacgctctccgcagccgatgtaaaacctttaaacaggtcaacattcacaaggccagacggattaccaggacgtttactccgagcatgcgctgaccaactggcaagtgtcttcactgacattttcaacctctccctgtcccgagtctgtaataccaacatgtttcaagcagaccaccatagttcctgtgcccaagaacaccaaggtaacctgcctaaatgactaccaacccgtagcactcacatctgtggccatgaagtgctttgaaaggctggtcatggctcacatcaacaccattatcccagaaaccctagacccactccaattttcataccgcccgaacagatccacagatgatgcaatctctattgcactccacactgccctttcacacatggacaaaaggaacacctatgtgagaatgctattcaatgactaaagctcagcgttcaacaccatagtgccttcaaagctcatcactaagctaaggaccctgggactaaacagctacctctgcaactggatcctggacttcctgacgggccgcccccaggtggtaagggtaggtaacaaatccccaacgctgatcctcaacacaggggcccctcagtggtgcatgctcaatcccctcctgtactccctgttcactcatgactgcacggccaggcacgactccaacaccatcattaagtttgccgatgacacaacagtggtaggtctgatcaccgacaaccacgagacagcctatagggaggaccgtgtggtgcaaggacaaaaacctctccctctaagtgatcaagacgaaggagatgattgtggactacaggaaaaggaggacaaagCAAGCCCCCatttctcatcgatggggctgtggtggagcaggttgagagcttcaagttccttggcgtccacatcaccaacaaactaacatggtccaagcacaccaagacagtcgtgtagggcctcccgggtggcgcagtggtctagggcactgcatcgcagcgctagctgtgccaccagaaactctgggttcgcgcccaggctctgtcgcggcCGGCcgagaccgggaggtccgtggtgcgacgcacaattggcctagcgtcgtccgggttagggagggtttggccggtagggatatccttgtctcatcgcgcaccagcgactcctgtggcgggccgggcgcagtgcgcgctaaccaaggtagctaggtgcacggtgtttcctccgacacattggtgcggctggcttccgggttggaggcgcgctgtgttaagaagcagtgcggcttggttgggttgtgttccggaggacgcatggctttcgaccttcgtctctcccgagcccgtacgggagttgtagcgatgagacaagatagtaattactaacaattggataccacgaaattggggagaaaagggggttaaaaaatttatttaaaaaagacaGTCGTgtagagggcacaacaaaacctattccccctcaggagactgaaaatatttgggatgggtcctcagatcctcaaaaggttctacagctgcaccatcgagagcatcctgacaggttgcatcactgcctggtatggcaactgctcgttcTCCGACTGCAAgggactacagagggtagtgcgtacgacccagtacatcaccggggccaagcttcgtgccatccaggacctctataccaggcggtgtcagaggaagtccctaaaaattgtcagactccagccaccagaATACCGcagtgccaagtctagatccaagaggcttttaaacagcctctacccccaagccataagactcctgaacatctaatcaaatggctacccggacaattTGCATTGCCCAAGTATTTAACTTGATCTGAATAGTTGTCATGGTGTTGTATTCCCTGCAACAGCCTCCACTTGACCGAGAGGCAAAAGCGGCGGCGAAACGAGTCTTAGGATATCGAAAGTACAGTGGCAGTTAAGTTTAgctgtacagtaccagtaaacacacctattcattcaagggtttttatatagctttactattttctacattgtggaataatagtgataacatagctatgaaataacacgtggaatcatgtattaaacaaatcaaaatatattttagattcttcaaagtagaccccctttgccttgatgacagctttgaacacttggcattctgtcaaccagcttcacctgtaatgctttttcaacagtcttgaaggagttcctacatatgctgaacacttgttggctgcttttccttcactctgcggtccaactcatcccaaaccatctgaattgggtggaggtcaggtgattgtggaagccaggtcatctgatgcagcactccatcactctccttcttggtcaaatagcccttagacagcctggaggtgtgttgggtcattgtcctgttgaaaaacagattatagtgggactaagtgtaaaccagatgggatggcgtattgctgcagaatgctgtggtagccatgctggttgtgtgccttgaattctaaataaatcacagacggtgtcaccagcaaagcacccccacaccatcagacCTCCTTCTCaaagcttcacggtgggaactacacatgcagagatcatccgttcacctactctgcgtctcacaaagacacggcggtttgaGCCAAAAATCTcccatttggactcatcagaccaaaggacagatttccaccggtctaatatccattgcttgtgtttcttggcccaagcaagtctcttcttcttattggtgtcctttagtagtggtttctttgcagcaattcaaccacaaaggcctgattcccgcagtctcctctgaacagttgatgttgagaagtgtctgttacttgaactctgtgaagcatttatttgggtcgcaatttctgaggctggtgattctaatgaacttatcttctgcagcagaaaTAACTCAGggtcttcctgtggcggtcttcatgagagccagtttcatcatagtgcttgatggtttttgctactacttgaaaaaactttcaaagtccttgacattttccagattactttaaggtcagtcaatgatggacttctctttgcttatttgagctgttcttgccataatatggacttggtcttttaacaaatagggttatcttctgtataccacccctaccttgtcacaacacaactgatttgctcaaacgcattaagaaggaaaaacatataaaaaaacttttagcaaggcacaactgttaattaaatgcattccaggtgactacctcaaagctagttgagagaataccaagagtgtgcaaagctgtcatggcgaagggtggctactttggagaaatgttaatataaaatatattttttatttgtttcaaaacttttttggggttactacatgattccatatgtgttcattgtttgtcttcactattattctacaatgtagaaaatagtacacattaaaaaaaaacttgaatgagtaggtgtgtcaactttatACTGGTAATGTATGATTAACAAACATTATTCATAAAACAATGTAAGTCTCCTTCTGGAATAAACTCCAGAAGTCCCCTCCCCTAGTTATTCAGCCAGAATTGACTTATTTAGTTTTTTACAGTTATTAGAAGTCCGGTCACGGGATACTCTGCTATCGCCAGGAGGAGACAGGAAGGAAGAATGTTCCTTCCATGAGTGCACAGAGATATTCGTGGCAAGAATATGGCCATTGTAGATTCCCAATCCCACTCCATTTCTACCCAATTATTTTATGAACGCACTCTTCTGAGTGGAAACGTTGTCTCAAACCGTGAGAAAGCAGTGCAAAGTTCAACTTGCCTCCTGTGAACCACtgttatagagccccacagtggaggtgtcataataccaatAAAACCTAgcgaattttagaaacactgaaaataagggctgtgttttgtgtaagcTTACCCtagcgtgacgttttgataaccgtgtaaatctctaggacaaggtgacttatatTTGGCTCTTTTTACTGATTTTGAAAATGCTCATTAGCattaaagtagacatcatgcaagattACAAATTCCTGCATGTCATGTCTAGCTGACACCTTAgataacaggtattgtgtcaatttaaaacataCAAGACATTCAGAATTGTcaattttaaagaaatgtagacgatttattcattactacatttagctaacattagttaaTCCAGACAtttttacctttgcctcgattcggcagttaTTTTCGATTGGGCAAAatttaatggtggaaaaacaattggaataattttccttgtttgaccactaggttttatgggtattaatGGTACTGTATTGGTTAACTGATAAGAGCTAACCAATCCTACAAGAAGTATAAAGATATTGGGGAGCTGTTGGAAGCATTATTCAAGAAACGAGTGTTTCTCATGACATTTGGCCAAAGGAGATGGTGCAACAAAACAGGGTggtaaatggacaataaagtattcTTCTTGATTTTAGTTTTAGATTTACTGAATatacacatttatttaaatgtgCGGAGTCAGACAAGTTAGTAAGATCTCATTTCATGAAATAACCAAGCATGACAACAAATGTTAAAACAAATGTAGACTTTATGGAGTTCCTGGGCTGTACAACCAGTTGAGAACATTCACTAGGAAATTGCTGGTGGAGGACGGCTTGACTCGGTCCGTAGCGGCGGCTTGTCAGTCTTGTATTCTCAGCTTGACCATAGGTGGTCCACAATAGGCATTCAGCGTTCACATGCAATACAGTCACAAACATACCTGGGTCCAACACATACGTAAAATACATGCGGTGGGCTTGATTTCTTGTTTTGTACCAGTTGAATAGTCCAAAAAGTGCCAACTAAAATCACCCCGCAAGCTACTCCACTAAACTAAGCACACCTCTAGAATTACAAAGTATTTTACATATGCATTTGCCCCAGATGTTGTAGCAGAGGGCATACTACTGGAATTTAAGGCATCTCACAGGGACGAGGTGTGGGCTGACCACAGAGGTCATGGTTCTACACTGCCAGCGATCGGCCCAGTCAGTTCTTAGACTCCGTACTTCCCTTTAAGCTCCTCTACCAAGGCAATGTACTCCTTCCTGGCATTATCTTGGCTCTTTCCTGTAAGAGGCACAAGGAAGAGaaaaaacacattcataaaaCATGCTGATAACAGGTTACTGTTCAAAGATTGTCTGGCTCAACCAGTACACTTATGACTGTAAATGCATTGAGCTGAAGGGATCCACAGCTGTCTAAATCCGATTCCCTGTGGAGTACAAATCACTTAAGGTGAACAGTGCCCTCTACAGTTTAAATGTGGGCAGGACTACAGGAAACacacctttctccttctcccaggcGTCCCACTTGGCTTTCCCAGTGAAATCAAGCATCCCAGGACGAGCTTCAGAAACAAAGTAAAAAACACAATCAACAGACTATACTCAATACAATGAGTCATCTACACTTGAGGGGTATCACAAAGCACTGGATGCTGGCTTACCGGTGTTGACATCGCCCACTTTGGCCTGTTTGAACAGAGCATAAACCCTGAGCATCTCTGCATCTGCTGGCTTGGCCTTAAGCTGCTTCACCTCCTCTGCAGCCTTATCAAAGTCTGCCTGGGTGGGATAGAAGCAAAATATGTGATTTAAAGTCAGATAAACAGAGAAAGAAAAGCCTACACCTGAAAATGGCTGCTTCCAAGTGAAATCGGAGAGATATGATGGCTTTAGACATGAAAGGTTCCTGTACAATCTCATTACAAAATGCCAGCAACCTTACAGCAAATCTATGTCAGAAAAAGGTTAAGCTAGATAATCACCGGATAGCAATTGAGTTAGCACTGGCGTACATTGAACCTTGATCTCATATAGGTCTATTTGGCTTAGCCTACAGGTATTAAATCTGCATCAGTCATGATGACATTCCATTGTGAGCAACTGGAGACCAGAATGGCAGAACATAGAAACTGGCCTCAACCAGAGCTACTGAGTATGGAAACCAATCATTGTTGCTGAAAAGGAGGTCTATGCtgccaagaaagaaaaaaacagcccCCCCAGCAGTACAATGGGTCCTCTGAGTGGGCTGAGCAACACTACAAAATGCCACACTGGATGTGTCACCCTGCCAACTGtgccaggggggaagagagacaaaACACTGGTTGCTTTTCCTTTTGTATAGCCTAGGAACATAGGCAGTCTGTTGCCTCCACTTATAGTTTGGCCATTATTAGTGTCACTGAAATGTTTGGTGTCAGATGGCCTGGATGTTGATTTTGCAACCCACCCAGAGGAAAGATTGGATTGCAAATCACCCTGGTCAGAGTCCAAGTAGAGGTAATAACCTGGGGGAAGGACCTAACCCTTATCTGTACAGCCTCAAAGGCAGGTTTTAAAAgacaacacattaagtgttttggggttcctgagtggcgcagcggtctaaggcactgcatctcagtgctagaggcgttactacacaccctggtttgattccaggctgtatcacaaccggccatgattgggaaacccatagggcggcgctcaattggcccagtgtcgtccgggttagggtttggccgtggcaggccgtcattgtaaataagaatttgttcttaactaacttgcctagttagataaaggttaaataaaaaaagtttccAAAAAAGTGCGCATCTATTAGCTTTGTGCACCTGCTCACTCAGACATTGTAAATGTTATACCACAAAACAGTTCCAGGGAAAAAGCTTTGCATTGCCCACCATTTACAGTCCTAGTCCTGCCAGATACAAAAGCATTGTGTATCAATGCAAATATAATGCTCATTTGAGTCTAGGTCGATGCAGAGAAGGAAGGAGACAACCCGGCAAGGTGCTTATGTATGAGAATGTAGCAGCTACCTACAAAATAATCTGACCCGAAGGTAATGGCTAAACAAGCACATTATCTGAACTTAAATTAATAAAACAGCCACGGTCTTGAGTTTTAATGTTAAAATATGTGTGAGGCAACACACTAAAAATGTGACACAGCCAAAACCAATGTAATCTAATCTACTCAGCTAAACAGATATCCAATATGCTTTGGCCTCTGCTTCAATAGGAGGACAGAGATCAGGTTGCCAAACTCACTGATTAAAATATTATCCATCTCCCTGGCTACAACTCACCTGTGAACTTTTATAAGGggtattcattacggaaacatTTACCGttttaagaaccaaacggaagcaagcagcgtaaaacgagagtttctatttgacaaattcagTTAGGTCCCGCCctgtttcgtttgcttccgttttaagaaatgttttgcgacagaatcggcgtaatgaatatgCCCCCAGGTGAGTGGCAGAGGGCATAAGCTGAAGGGACAAAGTACAAACCGGTCAAATAAATGTGATCAACTCCAACagtgcttttaccttcaatttgaTGGAACTGcatactttttttcaaatcaaatacttacttacaagcccttaaccaacaatgcagttttaagaaaaaatacctACAAAGaatataattaaagagcagcagtaaaataacaatagcaaggctatatacagggggtaccggtacaatgtgcgagggcaccggttagtcgaggtaatatgtacatgtaggtaaagttaaaGTGAGTATGCATAGATAACCAGAGTAACCGGGGGCgcaatgcaaatagcctgggtagctatttgattagatgttctgcagtcttatggcttggggtagaagctgtttagaagcctcttggacctatacATATACCTAATTTAGGTATATGTAAACATATAACgtgactaatatatatatatattcattcctCTAACCAGAAACACAGATGCTTGCCTTTTTTTCTGCAAGTTGTTCAATAATGGGTTTATTAAATGGGAGTTTATGACCCTGCGTTCCGGGCGCGAGCCTTCTTGCCTTCGAGTGACCATGTGATTAAGAGTTGCGCAAAACGGCAACATTTCTTCCTTCATCCTATAAGAACAAGCTAAACTTTAGTCAACGTTAGATATAATTACTTT is part of the Salvelinus sp. IW2-2015 linkage group LG36, ASM291031v2, whole genome shotgun sequence genome and encodes:
- the LOC111959758 gene encoding acyl-CoA-binding protein; this translates as MSEADFDKAAEEVKQLKAKPADAEMLRVYALFKQAKVGDVNTARPGMLDFTGKAKWDAWEKEKGKSQDNARKEYIALVEELKGKYGV